From the Theobroma cacao cultivar B97-61/B2 chromosome 2, Criollo_cocoa_genome_V2, whole genome shotgun sequence genome, one window contains:
- the LOC18610031 gene encoding vacuolar fusion protein CCZ1 homolog isoform X1 — protein sequence MGLASIGTASEGMQLCIFDLRRGQHEGQELDKILFFFPADLPFSTQLSVIGLSEGLITFTRIFSPEAACEVIEAERHSHVFYEAEPDIWMVMVVEKSKELEAIWRIDALREVLKEIHSLFMMFHGSIRALLDKEPSGELTRAHLYPFIMDYLRACQKRSPLDECCWDFLVGKKLQLPSFRDCLKERRTVQMLTVGREAAIEVQTLVRVLESCAGNTPCSSLILFQDLLVSTTLSPEDTINLFTYAVLRLTPHALSSGASSWSYLRKGNSSSHVATVSTLAPSGSVSEQFYGSRDTSPAGDNRYRITRPLQHDKWFKGKDGFLSTDIWGMDAGSLNVTTPTVWLRQTEERMYLCAYQYRSLTLILLIPFSSILNGEQGVSVVKQQLLENASLKILKVEEKLSKGWGGENAYHVSGYRYLLVDGNREISRASPPAKVTTLTKESLLALNRLREEVDSEKSRAKWDNPGHDKDLEVCIRAKNNAWAIARITGGKELYMVLEKANETLLYASDAVEKFSNRYCSGAFSLD from the exons ATGGGTTTGGCCTCTATTGGCACTGCTAGTGAAGGCATGCAACTCTGCATATTTGATTTGAGAAGGGGCCAGCATGAAGGCCAAGAACTTGacaaaattttgttcttctttccTGCTGATTTGCCCTTTTCGACTCAACTCTCCGTGATTGGGCTCAGTGAAGGGCTTATTACATTCACGCG AATTTTCTCTCCGGAGGCCGCTTGCGAGGTTATAGAAGCAGAGAGACATTCTCATGTTTTTTACGAGGCAGAGCCGGATATCTGGATGGTTATG GTAGTGGAGAAAAGTAAGGAGTTGGAAGCCATATGGCGGATTGACGCGTTAAGAGAGGTTCTTAAGGAAATTCACTCCCTTTTCATGATGTTTCACGGATCTATAAGAGCATTGCTTGACAAAGAACCTAGTGGAGAACTAACTCGAGCTCATTTATACCCTTTCATCATGGATTATCTGAGAG CATGTCAAAAGCGGTCTCCCTTGGATGAGTGCTGCTGGG ATTTTCTGGTTGGGAAGAAACTCCAGTTGCCATCATTCCGTGACTGTTTAAAGGAACGAAGGACTGTACAGATGCTAACTGTAGGACGGGAAGCTGCAATTGAAGTTCAG ACACTGGTCCGGGTACTAGAATCGTGTGCTGGCAACACACCGTGCTCGTCACTCATTTTATTTCAGGACCTGCTCGTATCCACAACGCTTTCTCCT GAGGATACCATAAACTTATTCACATATGCTGTTCTAAGGCTAACGCCGCATGCTCTATCCTCTGGTGCAAGTTCCTGGTCCTATTTACGCAAAGGAAATTCTTCATCACATGTTGCTACTGTATCGACCTTGGCCCCCTCTGGATCTGTTTCAGAACAATTTTATGGCTCACGTGATACTTCTCCTGCTGGAGATAATAGATATCGTATTACAAGGCCCTTACAGCATGACAAGTGGTTCAAAGGGAAGGATGGTTTTCTTAGTACTGATATTTGGGGTATGGATGCTGGAAGCTTGAATGTTACCACTCCAACAGTTTGGCTACGGCAGACGGAGGAGAGGATGTATCTCTGTGCTTATCAGTACAGAAGCCTTACATTGATCCTtcttattcctttttcatccaTCCTCAATGGGGAGCAAGGTGTTTCAGTTGTGAAACAACAACTTCTTGAAAAT GCATCACTAAAGATTTTGAAAGTTGAAGAAAAGTTGTCAAAGGGATGGGGTGGAGAGAATGCTTATCACGTTAGTGGGTACCGTTACTTGTTAGTGGATGGTAACAGAGAGATATCCAGGGCTTCACCCCCAGCAAAGGTTACAACACTTACAAAG GAATCTTTACTTGCCTTAAATAGGCTTAGAGAAGAAGTTGATTCAGAAAAGAGTCGAGCAAAATGGGATAATCCAGGTCATGACAAAGATTTGGAAGTGTGCATTAGAGCAAAAAATAATGCTTGGGCCATTGCTCGTATTACTGGAGGGAAGGAGCTTTATATGGTACTAGAGAAAGCTAATGAAACGCTCCTCTACGCATCTGATGCTGTTGAGAAATTCAGTAACAG ATATTGCAGTGGAGCATTTTCTTTGGACTAG
- the LOC18610029 gene encoding cyclin-SDS isoform X2 codes for MKLKIKPSKNKKMEPAAATTTFIKKKLRSKRPRRRRSQIAPFVLQKRTTLSVDSSSCSYFDADVVSCDSSRVSTRKKRKFGEIQGGYGAKNQGNDEIRDSQFRRITRSYYKKEREANGNEGEVSESSCVESNSVADFGVFGERSSKLKKRSENLKEIEKNDAVSVSLEAVTRSDISCVELIPHETTKLSSEKKENDLVSVTSGFEFCSTSKFGTASFKENINDVVDANFTVSNSESVVDQKPKSFSGLDSSQLACDEQFSLEKVVSEDSSSHETAFSELQSDFFPETSDLDLSDYTPSLFFDSGSQFSEKSTNDSPTSLTYSLFLEFKQQFSRSTSPLDPKFASRVEDERHLNHTMVTFEDEEDEETYKRLRERERRQVFLRDYAEEYRLTTDYGDLILQQRSFIVRWIVEQCTAKDFQEETIFLGVCLLDRFLSKGYFKNRRSLQIVGIACLALAIRIEENQPYNSVRQKNFCIGSNTYSRNEVVAMEWLVMEVLNFQCFLPTIYNFLWFYLKAAKADAEVEKRAKYLAVLALSDHEQLRYWPSTVAAGVVIMASMDGNQHASYHQVIEIHMRTKDNDLPECMMYVN; via the exons atgaaattgaagatCAAACCATCGAAGAACAAAAAGATGGAACCAGCAGCTGCGACGACGACCTTTATAAAGAAGAAACTCCGTTCAAAGCGACCTCGAAGAAGGCGTTCTCAGATCGCTCCATTTGTTCTCCAAAAGCGAACGACTCTCTCTGTTGATTCCAGTTCCTGCTCTTACTTCGACGCCGATGTAGTTTCTTGCGATTCGAGCCGAGTTTCAACTCGGAAGAAGAGGAAGTTTGGTGAAATCCAAGGTGGCTATGGagctaaaaatcaaggaaatgatgaaattagaGATTCACAGTTTAGGAGGATCACGAGATCGTATTAcaagaaggaaagagaagcGAATGGAAATGAAGGTGAAGTGAGTGAATCTTCTTGCGTTGAATCCAATTCTGttgctgattttggtgtttttGGTGAACGAAGTTCTAAGTTGAAGAAACGAAGCGAAAATTTGAAGGAAATTGAGAAAAACGACGCGGTTTCGGTTTCTCTCGAAGCCGTTACGCGTTCGGATATTTCATGCGTCGAGTTGATTCCTCATGAAACCACAAAACTCTCATCGGAGAAGAAAGAGAACGACCTCGTTTCGGTGACTTCCGGCTTTGAGTTTTGCTCAACTTCGAAGTTCGGCACTGCATCATTCAAAGAGAATATAAACGACGTCGTTGACGCCAATTTCACCGTTTCGAACTCGGAGTCTGTTGTGGACCAAAAGCCGAAGAGCTTCTCCGGTTTAGATTCTTCGCAACTCGCTTGTGACGAACAGTTCTCATTGGAGAAAGTCGTGTCTGAAGACTCATCGAGTCACGAGACTGCGTTTTCTGAGCTGCAATCGGATTTTTTCCCTGAAACTTCAGATTTAGATTTGTCAGATTACActccttctcttttcttcgATTCTGGAAGCCAATTCTCAGAGAAATCGACCAATGACTCTCCTACTTCATTGACTTACTCTCTTTTTCTCGAGTTCAAACAACAATTCTCTAGATCAACCTCTCCTTTAGATCCTAAATTTGCTTCACGCGTTGAAGATGAGCGTCACCTTAATCATACA ATGGTGACTTTTGAAGACGAGGAAGACGAGGAGACTTATAAGAGGttgagggagagagagagaaggcaAGTGTTTTTGCGTGATTATGCCGAGGAATACCGATTGACAACTGACTACGGCGATCTTATTCTCCAACAACGTTCTTTCATCGTCCGCTGGATCGTTGAG CAATGTACTGCAAAGGATTTCCAGGAGGAGACAATATTCCTTGGAGTTTGCTTGCTTGACAGATTCCTTAGTAAAGGATACTTTAAAAATAGAAGGAGTCTTCAGATCGTTGGAATAGCCTGTCTTGCGTTGGCCAtaagaattgaagaaaatcaGCCTTATAACAG TGTGCGGCAAAAGAATTTTTGCATAGGAAGCAACACGTACAGCAGAAATGAAGTGGTGGCCATGGAATGGCTGGTGATGGAGGTTCTCAACTTCCAATGTTTCCTGCCTACCATATATAACTTCTTGTG GTTCTACCTGAAAGCAGCCAAGGCTGATGCAGAGGTCGAAAAGAGGGCCAAGTATCTAGCAGTGCTTGCACTGTCAGACCACGAACAGCTGCGTTATTGGCCATCAACTGTTGCGGCCGGGGTCGTCATTATGGCTTCTATGGATGGCAATCAACATGCATCATATCACCAAGTCATTGAG ATTCATATGAGAACCAAAGATAATGATTTGCCTGAATGCATGATG TATGTAAACTAG
- the LOC18610029 gene encoding cyclin-SDS isoform X1: protein MKLKIKPSKNKKMEPAAATTTFIKKKLRSKRPRRRRSQIAPFVLQKRTTLSVDSSSCSYFDADVVSCDSSRVSTRKKRKFGEIQGGYGAKNQGNDEIRDSQFRRITRSYYKKEREANGNEGEVSESSCVESNSVADFGVFGERSSKLKKRSENLKEIEKNDAVSVSLEAVTRSDISCVELIPHETTKLSSEKKENDLVSVTSGFEFCSTSKFGTASFKENINDVVDANFTVSNSESVVDQKPKSFSGLDSSQLACDEQFSLEKVVSEDSSSHETAFSELQSDFFPETSDLDLSDYTPSLFFDSGSQFSEKSTNDSPTSLTYSLFLEFKQQFSRSTSPLDPKFASRVEDERHLNHTMVTFEDEEDEETYKRLRERERRQVFLRDYAEEYRLTTDYGDLILQQRSFIVRWIVEQCTAKDFQEETIFLGVCLLDRFLSKGYFKNRRSLQIVGIACLALAIRIEENQPYNSVRQKNFCIGSNTYSRNEVVAMEWLVMEVLNFQCFLPTIYNFLWFYLKAAKADAEVEKRAKYLAVLALSDHEQLRYWPSTVAAGVVIMASMDGNQHASYHQVIEIHMRTKDNDLPECMMSLDWLVQYVN, encoded by the exons atgaaattgaagatCAAACCATCGAAGAACAAAAAGATGGAACCAGCAGCTGCGACGACGACCTTTATAAAGAAGAAACTCCGTTCAAAGCGACCTCGAAGAAGGCGTTCTCAGATCGCTCCATTTGTTCTCCAAAAGCGAACGACTCTCTCTGTTGATTCCAGTTCCTGCTCTTACTTCGACGCCGATGTAGTTTCTTGCGATTCGAGCCGAGTTTCAACTCGGAAGAAGAGGAAGTTTGGTGAAATCCAAGGTGGCTATGGagctaaaaatcaaggaaatgatgaaattagaGATTCACAGTTTAGGAGGATCACGAGATCGTATTAcaagaaggaaagagaagcGAATGGAAATGAAGGTGAAGTGAGTGAATCTTCTTGCGTTGAATCCAATTCTGttgctgattttggtgtttttGGTGAACGAAGTTCTAAGTTGAAGAAACGAAGCGAAAATTTGAAGGAAATTGAGAAAAACGACGCGGTTTCGGTTTCTCTCGAAGCCGTTACGCGTTCGGATATTTCATGCGTCGAGTTGATTCCTCATGAAACCACAAAACTCTCATCGGAGAAGAAAGAGAACGACCTCGTTTCGGTGACTTCCGGCTTTGAGTTTTGCTCAACTTCGAAGTTCGGCACTGCATCATTCAAAGAGAATATAAACGACGTCGTTGACGCCAATTTCACCGTTTCGAACTCGGAGTCTGTTGTGGACCAAAAGCCGAAGAGCTTCTCCGGTTTAGATTCTTCGCAACTCGCTTGTGACGAACAGTTCTCATTGGAGAAAGTCGTGTCTGAAGACTCATCGAGTCACGAGACTGCGTTTTCTGAGCTGCAATCGGATTTTTTCCCTGAAACTTCAGATTTAGATTTGTCAGATTACActccttctcttttcttcgATTCTGGAAGCCAATTCTCAGAGAAATCGACCAATGACTCTCCTACTTCATTGACTTACTCTCTTTTTCTCGAGTTCAAACAACAATTCTCTAGATCAACCTCTCCTTTAGATCCTAAATTTGCTTCACGCGTTGAAGATGAGCGTCACCTTAATCATACA ATGGTGACTTTTGAAGACGAGGAAGACGAGGAGACTTATAAGAGGttgagggagagagagagaaggcaAGTGTTTTTGCGTGATTATGCCGAGGAATACCGATTGACAACTGACTACGGCGATCTTATTCTCCAACAACGTTCTTTCATCGTCCGCTGGATCGTTGAG CAATGTACTGCAAAGGATTTCCAGGAGGAGACAATATTCCTTGGAGTTTGCTTGCTTGACAGATTCCTTAGTAAAGGATACTTTAAAAATAGAAGGAGTCTTCAGATCGTTGGAATAGCCTGTCTTGCGTTGGCCAtaagaattgaagaaaatcaGCCTTATAACAG TGTGCGGCAAAAGAATTTTTGCATAGGAAGCAACACGTACAGCAGAAATGAAGTGGTGGCCATGGAATGGCTGGTGATGGAGGTTCTCAACTTCCAATGTTTCCTGCCTACCATATATAACTTCTTGTG GTTCTACCTGAAAGCAGCCAAGGCTGATGCAGAGGTCGAAAAGAGGGCCAAGTATCTAGCAGTGCTTGCACTGTCAGACCACGAACAGCTGCGTTATTGGCCATCAACTGTTGCGGCCGGGGTCGTCATTATGGCTTCTATGGATGGCAATCAACATGCATCATATCACCAAGTCATTGAG ATTCATATGAGAACCAAAGATAATGATTTGCCTGAATGCATGATG AGCTTGGACTGGTTGGTACAGTATGTAAACTAG
- the LOC18610031 gene encoding vacuolar fusion protein CCZ1 homolog isoform X2: MGLASIGTASEGMQLCIFDLRRGQHEGQELDKILFFFPADLPFSTQLSVIGLSEGLITFTRIFSPEAACEVIEAERHSHVFYEAEPDIWMVMVVEKSKELEAIWRIDALREVLKEIHSLFMMFHGSIRALLDKEPSGELTRAHLYPFIMDYLRDFLVGKKLQLPSFRDCLKERRTVQMLTVGREAAIEVQTLVRVLESCAGNTPCSSLILFQDLLVSTTLSPEDTINLFTYAVLRLTPHALSSGASSWSYLRKGNSSSHVATVSTLAPSGSVSEQFYGSRDTSPAGDNRYRITRPLQHDKWFKGKDGFLSTDIWGMDAGSLNVTTPTVWLRQTEERMYLCAYQYRSLTLILLIPFSSILNGEQGVSVVKQQLLENASLKILKVEEKLSKGWGGENAYHVSGYRYLLVDGNREISRASPPAKVTTLTKESLLALNRLREEVDSEKSRAKWDNPGHDKDLEVCIRAKNNAWAIARITGGKELYMVLEKANETLLYASDAVEKFSNRYCSGAFSLD; encoded by the exons ATGGGTTTGGCCTCTATTGGCACTGCTAGTGAAGGCATGCAACTCTGCATATTTGATTTGAGAAGGGGCCAGCATGAAGGCCAAGAACTTGacaaaattttgttcttctttccTGCTGATTTGCCCTTTTCGACTCAACTCTCCGTGATTGGGCTCAGTGAAGGGCTTATTACATTCACGCG AATTTTCTCTCCGGAGGCCGCTTGCGAGGTTATAGAAGCAGAGAGACATTCTCATGTTTTTTACGAGGCAGAGCCGGATATCTGGATGGTTATG GTAGTGGAGAAAAGTAAGGAGTTGGAAGCCATATGGCGGATTGACGCGTTAAGAGAGGTTCTTAAGGAAATTCACTCCCTTTTCATGATGTTTCACGGATCTATAAGAGCATTGCTTGACAAAGAACCTAGTGGAGAACTAACTCGAGCTCATTTATACCCTTTCATCATGGATTATCTGAGAG ATTTTCTGGTTGGGAAGAAACTCCAGTTGCCATCATTCCGTGACTGTTTAAAGGAACGAAGGACTGTACAGATGCTAACTGTAGGACGGGAAGCTGCAATTGAAGTTCAG ACACTGGTCCGGGTACTAGAATCGTGTGCTGGCAACACACCGTGCTCGTCACTCATTTTATTTCAGGACCTGCTCGTATCCACAACGCTTTCTCCT GAGGATACCATAAACTTATTCACATATGCTGTTCTAAGGCTAACGCCGCATGCTCTATCCTCTGGTGCAAGTTCCTGGTCCTATTTACGCAAAGGAAATTCTTCATCACATGTTGCTACTGTATCGACCTTGGCCCCCTCTGGATCTGTTTCAGAACAATTTTATGGCTCACGTGATACTTCTCCTGCTGGAGATAATAGATATCGTATTACAAGGCCCTTACAGCATGACAAGTGGTTCAAAGGGAAGGATGGTTTTCTTAGTACTGATATTTGGGGTATGGATGCTGGAAGCTTGAATGTTACCACTCCAACAGTTTGGCTACGGCAGACGGAGGAGAGGATGTATCTCTGTGCTTATCAGTACAGAAGCCTTACATTGATCCTtcttattcctttttcatccaTCCTCAATGGGGAGCAAGGTGTTTCAGTTGTGAAACAACAACTTCTTGAAAAT GCATCACTAAAGATTTTGAAAGTTGAAGAAAAGTTGTCAAAGGGATGGGGTGGAGAGAATGCTTATCACGTTAGTGGGTACCGTTACTTGTTAGTGGATGGTAACAGAGAGATATCCAGGGCTTCACCCCCAGCAAAGGTTACAACACTTACAAAG GAATCTTTACTTGCCTTAAATAGGCTTAGAGAAGAAGTTGATTCAGAAAAGAGTCGAGCAAAATGGGATAATCCAGGTCATGACAAAGATTTGGAAGTGTGCATTAGAGCAAAAAATAATGCTTGGGCCATTGCTCGTATTACTGGAGGGAAGGAGCTTTATATGGTACTAGAGAAAGCTAATGAAACGCTCCTCTACGCATCTGATGCTGTTGAGAAATTCAGTAACAG ATATTGCAGTGGAGCATTTTCTTTGGACTAG
- the LOC18610030 gene encoding 50S ribosomal protein HLP, mitochondrial, with amino-acid sequence MAASFASKCSRVGRSLLGGLGNNLSGLQSASNEVVGNNVWSQQQRTFIQMRTVLKVVDNSGAKKVMCIQALKGKKGARLGDTIVASVKEAMPNGKVKKGKVVYGVVVRAAMQRGRCDGSEVKFDDNAVVLVDKQGQPIGTRVFGPVPHELRNKKHVKILTLAKHIA; translated from the exons ATGGCGGCTAGTTTTGCCTCTAAATGTTCCCGCG TGGGCCGCTCATTGTTAGGAGGGCTTGGAAATAACTTGTCTGGTTTGCAGAGTGCATCGAATGAGGTTGTGGGCAACAATGTATGGTCTCAG CAGCAAAGGACTTTCATACAGATGAGGACTGTTCTCAAAGTTGTGGACAACTCAGGTGCAAAAAAAGTGATGTGTATACAAGCTCTAAAGGGGAAGAAAGGAGCAAGACTGGGGGACACTATAGTTGCATCAGTTAAGGAAGCAATGCCTAATGGAAAAgtgaagaaaggaaaggttGTCTATGGTGTGGTTGTACGGGCTGCCATGCAGAGGGGTCGTTGTGATGGGAGTGAGGTCAAGTTTGATGATAATGCAGTTGTACTTGTTGATAAGCAAGGCCAGCCAATTGGGACTAGAGTATTTGGGCCTGTACCTCATGAGCTAAGGAATAAAAAGCATGTCAAGATCCTTACTTTGGCCAAGCATATTGCCTGA